A single Streptomyces mirabilis DNA region contains:
- a CDS encoding carbohydrate ABC transporter permease yields the protein MTAVRRYPVLVALIIAALFMVLPFGIVAINAVKSPAEYSSNGPLSLPHGLYLDGLKDFWQRVDYGQKLVNSILISGSVAIGAAVLSVLNAYAIGIGRIKGRTWVLAFFVLANMLPQEALVYPIYYLSKQAGLYDTRLSVIIVFTVVQAAFGTYLLSSVLGRFPREIIEAARIDGANKWQVLWRIVVPVSRPTIGVLLVFFFIWTWNEFLLPLVMLISNDNQTVSVALGVLQGQRLMDATMTNAAALLGVLPAIVFFLVFQRTLTRGIAVGAVK from the coding sequence ATGACCGCCGTACGCCGCTATCCCGTCCTCGTGGCCCTGATCATCGCGGCCCTGTTCATGGTGCTGCCGTTCGGCATCGTCGCGATCAACGCGGTCAAGTCCCCGGCCGAGTACTCGTCGAACGGGCCCCTCAGCCTTCCCCACGGCCTCTACCTCGACGGCCTCAAGGACTTCTGGCAGCGCGTCGACTACGGCCAGAAGCTGGTCAACTCGATCCTGATCTCCGGCTCGGTGGCGATCGGCGCCGCCGTGCTGTCCGTCCTGAACGCGTACGCGATCGGCATCGGCCGCATCAAGGGCCGCACCTGGGTCCTCGCCTTCTTCGTGCTGGCGAACATGCTGCCGCAGGAGGCGCTGGTCTACCCGATCTACTACCTGAGCAAGCAGGCGGGCCTCTACGACACCCGGCTCAGCGTGATCATCGTGTTCACGGTCGTCCAGGCGGCCTTCGGCACGTACCTCCTGTCCTCCGTCCTCGGGCGGTTCCCGCGCGAGATCATCGAGGCCGCCCGGATCGACGGGGCGAACAAGTGGCAGGTGCTGTGGCGGATCGTGGTGCCGGTCAGCCGCCCCACCATCGGCGTCCTCCTGGTCTTCTTCTTCATCTGGACCTGGAACGAGTTCCTGCTGCCGCTGGTCATGCTGATCTCCAACGACAACCAGACGGTGTCGGTGGCGCTCGGCGTCCTCCAGGGCCAGCGCCTGATGGACGCGACCATGACCAACGCGGCGGCCCTCCTGGGCGTGCTCCCCGCGATCGTCTTCTTCCTCGTCTTCCAGCGGACTCTGACCCGCGGCATCGCCGTGGGCGCGGTCAAGTAA
- the yicI gene encoding alpha-xylosidase, with protein MKFTDGYWLLREGVTAAHPVEVLDVSAAQGTLDIHAPTQPIRHRGDLLKGPVVTISAHAPMPDVIGVTFTHFQGEEPRGPRFELHRSVRGSGGCPPEKHTTPTVEHDDEHATLTAGALSVRVARTTPWHVDFLAHGRVLTTSGPKGMGIMRDATGAHYLREQLNLGVGTQVYGLGERFGPLVKNGQVVDMWNADGGTATEQAYKNVPFYLTDAGYGVFVDHPGRVSFEVASEAVSRVQFSAETQQLTYYVIYGPTPKDILRKYTQLTGRPALPPAWSFGLWLSTSFTTSYDEATVTSFIDGMRERELPLSVFHFDCFWMREFNWCDFQWDPRVFPDPEGMLTRLKDKGLHICVWINPYIAQRSPLFAEGKALGHLLRKPDGSVWQWDLWQPGMALVDFTSPAARDWYAAKLEALLAQGVDCFKTDFGERVPVDVAYADGADPERMHNYYTYLYNRTVFEVLRKHRGEAEAVVFARSATAGSQQFPVHWGGDCEATYESMAESLRGGLSLGMSGFGFWSHDIGGFEGTPTPALFKRWIAFGLLSSHSRLHGSSSYRVPWLFDEEAVDVLRLFTRLKLGLMPYLYEAARAAHAEGVPMMRAMVLEFPDDPGCAHLERQYMLGPDLLVAPVFSDEGDVSYYVPDGTWTHFLTGRTVTGPRWVRERHGFLSVPLLVRPGAVIPVGAVDDRPDYVYADGVTLRAYGLERGAQVTVPVGGVTFTVVREGNTLRASSSDPAAPWGLAAGGREVRAKAGTGFLSLDLEPELELESE; from the coding sequence GTGAAGTTCACCGACGGCTACTGGCTGCTGCGCGAAGGCGTCACCGCGGCCCACCCGGTCGAGGTCCTCGACGTCAGCGCAGCACAGGGAACCCTCGACATCCACGCGCCGACCCAGCCCATCCGCCACCGCGGCGACCTGCTGAAGGGACCGGTCGTGACGATCAGCGCGCACGCGCCGATGCCGGACGTCATCGGCGTCACGTTCACGCACTTCCAGGGCGAGGAACCGCGCGGCCCCCGCTTCGAACTCCACCGTAGCGTCCGGGGGTCTGGGGGTTGTCCCCCGGAAAAGCACACCACCCCCACCGTGGAGCACGACGACGAGCACGCGACCCTCACCGCGGGCGCCCTGTCCGTCCGGGTCGCCCGCACCACCCCCTGGCACGTCGACTTCCTCGCCCACGGCCGCGTCCTCACCACCAGCGGCCCCAAGGGCATGGGCATCATGCGGGACGCGACCGGCGCCCACTATCTGCGCGAGCAGCTGAACCTCGGGGTCGGCACCCAGGTCTACGGCCTCGGCGAGCGCTTCGGCCCGCTCGTCAAGAACGGCCAGGTCGTGGACATGTGGAACGCCGACGGCGGCACCGCCACCGAGCAGGCCTACAAGAACGTGCCGTTCTATCTGACGGACGCGGGCTACGGAGTCTTCGTCGACCATCCGGGCCGGGTCTCCTTCGAGGTCGCCTCGGAAGCGGTCTCGCGGGTCCAGTTCAGCGCCGAGACACAGCAGTTGACGTACTACGTGATTTACGGGCCGACCCCGAAGGACATCCTGCGCAAGTACACGCAGCTCACCGGCCGCCCGGCCCTCCCACCCGCCTGGTCCTTCGGCCTGTGGCTGTCGACGTCCTTCACCACCTCCTACGACGAGGCCACCGTCACCTCCTTCATCGACGGCATGCGGGAGCGCGAACTCCCCCTCTCCGTCTTCCACTTCGACTGCTTCTGGATGCGCGAGTTCAACTGGTGCGACTTCCAGTGGGACCCGCGCGTGTTCCCCGACCCGGAAGGCATGCTGACCCGGCTGAAGGACAAGGGCCTGCACATCTGCGTCTGGATCAACCCGTACATCGCGCAGCGCTCCCCGCTCTTCGCGGAGGGCAAGGCCCTGGGCCATCTGCTCAGGAAGCCCGACGGCAGTGTGTGGCAGTGGGACCTATGGCAGCCGGGCATGGCACTGGTCGACTTCACCAGCCCGGCCGCCCGCGACTGGTACGCCGCCAAACTGGAGGCGCTGCTCGCCCAGGGCGTCGACTGCTTCAAGACCGACTTCGGCGAGCGGGTCCCCGTCGACGTGGCGTACGCCGACGGCGCCGACCCGGAACGCATGCACAACTACTACACCTACCTCTACAACCGCACCGTCTTCGAGGTGCTGCGCAAGCACCGGGGCGAGGCGGAGGCCGTCGTCTTCGCGCGCTCGGCGACGGCCGGCAGCCAGCAGTTCCCGGTGCACTGGGGCGGCGACTGCGAGGCGACGTACGAGTCGATGGCCGAGTCGCTGCGCGGCGGGCTGAGCCTCGGGATGTCGGGGTTCGGGTTCTGGAGCCACGACATCGGCGGCTTCGAGGGAACGCCGACACCCGCCCTCTTCAAACGCTGGATCGCCTTCGGCCTCCTCTCCTCCCACAGTCGGCTGCACGGCTCGTCCTCGTACCGGGTGCCGTGGCTGTTCGACGAGGAGGCCGTGGACGTGCTGCGGCTGTTCACCCGGCTGAAGCTCGGCCTCATGCCCTATCTGTACGAGGCCGCGCGCGCCGCCCACGCGGAGGGCGTGCCGATGATGCGGGCGATGGTCCTCGAATTCCCCGACGATCCGGGGTGCGCGCACCTGGAACGGCAGTACATGCTCGGCCCGGACCTGCTGGTCGCGCCCGTCTTCAGCGACGAGGGAGACGTCTCCTACTACGTTCCGGACGGCACCTGGACCCACTTCCTCACAGGGCGGACGGTGACCGGTCCGCGCTGGGTGCGCGAGCGGCACGGCTTCCTGAGCGTGCCGCTGCTGGTGCGGCCGGGCGCGGTGATCCCGGTGGGCGCGGTGGACGACCGGCCCGACTACGTCTACGCCGACGGGGTCACCCTGCGCGCGTACGGCCTGGAGCGGGGTGCCCAGGTCACGGTGCCGGTGGGCGGGGTGACGTTCACCGTCGTCCGTGAGGGCAACACCCTGCGCGCCTCGTCGAGTGATCCGGCGGCGCCCTGGGGGCTGGCGGCGGGCGGGCGCGAGGTACGGGCGAAGGCGGGGACGGGGTTCCTGTCCCTGGACCTGGAACCCGAACTGGAGCTGGAGTCCGAGTGA
- a CDS encoding LacI family DNA-binding transcriptional regulator, translating into MVKITDVARHAGVSPSTVSYALSGKRPISEETRQRIEASIRELGYRPHAGARSLASSRSNVLALVVPLRAGIHVPVVMQFAVSVVTAARQHDHDVLLLTQEEGEEGLRRVADTALVDALIVMDVQLHDPRLPLLRALDRPSVLIGFPARPAGLTCIDLDFKAAGELCVERLAGLGHRVVALVGSPPEVYVRGTAFAQRVVEGFTTAADRNGLASSVHPCEASPAAARRIAEQLLREQPALTGVVVHNEPVLEPLIDAFEQLGLRVPVDLSVTAICPDELAENVRVPVTSVAIPSTEVGARAVELLMKKLGGTDVPEATLLAPRLTERASTAPRTLTS; encoded by the coding sequence ATGGTGAAGATCACCGATGTGGCGCGGCACGCCGGGGTCTCCCCCAGTACCGTCTCCTACGCCCTCAGCGGCAAGCGCCCCATCTCCGAGGAGACCCGGCAGCGCATCGAGGCCAGCATCCGCGAGCTCGGCTACCGCCCGCACGCGGGGGCTCGGTCGCTGGCCAGCAGCCGGTCCAACGTCCTGGCGCTGGTGGTGCCGCTGCGGGCGGGCATCCACGTGCCGGTGGTGATGCAGTTCGCGGTGTCGGTGGTGACGGCGGCGCGGCAACACGACCACGACGTCCTGCTGCTGACGCAGGAGGAGGGCGAGGAGGGGCTGCGGCGGGTCGCGGACACCGCGCTCGTGGACGCCCTGATCGTGATGGACGTCCAGCTCCACGACCCCAGGCTGCCGCTGCTGCGCGCCCTGGACCGCCCCTCCGTCCTCATCGGGTTCCCTGCCCGGCCCGCCGGGCTGACCTGCATCGACCTGGACTTCAAGGCGGCGGGCGAGCTGTGCGTCGAGCGTCTGGCGGGGCTCGGGCACCGGGTCGTGGCGCTGGTCGGGTCACCGCCGGAGGTGTACGTACGGGGGACGGCGTTCGCCCAGCGCGTGGTGGAGGGCTTCACCACCGCGGCCGACCGGAACGGACTCGCGTCCTCCGTCCACCCCTGCGAGGCCTCGCCCGCCGCCGCCCGCCGGATCGCCGAACAGCTCCTGCGCGAACAGCCGGCGCTCACCGGCGTCGTCGTGCACAACGAACCGGTCCTGGAACCGCTGATCGACGCCTTCGAGCAGCTCGGCCTGCGCGTTCCCGTCGACCTCTCCGTCACCGCGATCTGCCCGGACGAGCTCGCCGAGAACGTCCGTGTCCCCGTCACCTCCGTCGCCATCCCGTCCACCGAGGTGGGCGCGCGGGCGGTGGAACTGCTGATGAAGAAGCTGGGCGGCACCGACGTACCCGAGGCCACGCTCCTCGCACCCCGGCTGACGGAACGCGCGAGTACCGCACCGCGCACGCTGACCTCTTGA
- a CDS encoding ABC transporter substrate-binding protein translates to MLTTRRRAVATAAVALAGSLLLASCGGSDSGSSDGKTLKLWHYEGPDSAMGVAWNEAIKEFEAKHPGVKVKFEEKGFEQIQKTAPMVLNSNDAPDIMEYNKGNATAGLLSKQGLLTDLTAEATKRGWDKKLSAGVRTTSQYDTNGVMGSGKWYGVPNYAEYTMVFYNKDLFKKYGIAEPTTLDDLTAAMDTFVSKGITPLANAGAEYMAQQYLYQLALSKADRSWVDKYELYKGKTDFHDAAWTYAATTFADWVKKGYISKKSTSLKAEDAGVSFIQGKSPILFSGSWWYGRFQTENKFAWDTFLWPGSNLTLGSGGNLWVVPKGAKNKDLAYDFIDITMSKKIQNLLGNKGGVPVGADTAAITDPKAKTLIADFNTLSGKDGLAFYPDWPVAGFYDVLVSETQKLITGSEKPDAYLSALQTAYDKGAPKT, encoded by the coding sequence ATGTTGACGACACGAAGGCGTGCGGTGGCGACGGCGGCGGTGGCCCTGGCGGGCTCCCTGCTGCTGGCGTCCTGCGGCGGTTCGGACAGCGGTTCCTCGGACGGCAAGACGCTGAAGCTGTGGCACTACGAAGGGCCGGACAGCGCGATGGGCGTGGCCTGGAACGAGGCCATCAAGGAGTTCGAGGCGAAGCATCCCGGCGTCAAGGTGAAGTTCGAGGAGAAGGGCTTCGAACAGATCCAGAAGACGGCCCCGATGGTCCTCAACTCGAACGACGCGCCCGACATCATGGAGTACAACAAGGGCAACGCGACGGCCGGGCTGCTCTCCAAGCAGGGGCTTCTCACCGATCTGACCGCCGAGGCGACCAAGCGCGGCTGGGACAAGAAGCTCAGCGCGGGTGTGCGCACCACCAGCCAGTACGACACCAACGGGGTCATGGGCTCCGGCAAGTGGTACGGCGTGCCCAACTACGCCGAGTACACGATGGTCTTCTACAACAAGGACCTCTTCAAGAAGTACGGCATCGCGGAGCCCACCACCCTCGACGACCTCACCGCCGCCATGGACACGTTCGTGTCGAAGGGCATCACCCCGCTGGCGAACGCGGGCGCCGAGTACATGGCCCAGCAGTACCTGTACCAGCTCGCCCTCTCCAAGGCCGACCGCTCGTGGGTCGACAAGTACGAGCTCTACAAGGGCAAGACCGACTTCCACGACGCCGCCTGGACGTACGCCGCCACGACCTTCGCCGACTGGGTGAAGAAGGGCTACATCAGCAAGAAGTCCACCTCGCTCAAGGCCGAGGACGCGGGCGTCTCCTTCATCCAGGGCAAGAGCCCGATCCTGTTCAGCGGCAGCTGGTGGTACGGGCGGTTCCAGACGGAGAACAAGTTCGCCTGGGACACCTTCCTCTGGCCGGGCAGCAACCTCACCCTCGGCTCCGGCGGCAACCTCTGGGTCGTCCCCAAGGGCGCCAAGAACAAGGACCTCGCCTACGACTTCATCGACATCACCATGTCGAAGAAGATCCAGAACCTGCTCGGCAACAAGGGCGGGGTCCCGGTGGGCGCCGACACCGCCGCCATCACCGACCCGAAGGCGAAGACCCTGATCGCCGACTTCAACACGCTCTCCGGCAAGGACGGTCTGGCCTTCTACCCGGACTGGCCGGTCGCCGGCTTCTACGACGTCCTCGTCTCCGAGACCCAGAAGCTGATCACGGGGAGCGAGAAACCGGACGCCTATCTGAGCGCGCTGCAGACGGCGTACGACAAGGGCGCGCCGAAGACATGA
- a CDS encoding MFS transporter codes for MPQQPSEHAFLPLLTATGDSLVIADFHPRRQKAPRRRTTPYHRLFTIPGTRAFTVGNLLARLPMGMFSVSAVIMIAGSRGSYALAGAVTATGLAATALVAPWTARLVDRHGQARIAVPATAFALLGSIALLLCVRFGAPDWTLFAAYAATATTPNTGGMSRARWAHLLRDDPAAAHTANSFEQAADELCFMLGPVCAAFLCGTFFPEAGTLVAGVLMMTGVLIFAAQRSTEPPPQPRTPSKSPLLAPGMPPLLLCFLATGAVFGSMEVVTIAFADTQGHRSAAGAVLALQAAGSCVAGLLYGARKPTGPAERRHPLCLAAMTALLTLPLLAASLTGSLPALAGALLLAGAATAPTMVTGMALVQQRTPEGRLNEGMTLAVTGLLGGIACGSATGGWVVEHVSATAGYGVPVAAAGSALAISLAISPALSRLRAR; via the coding sequence ATGCCGCAACAGCCCTCCGAGCACGCGTTCCTGCCCCTGCTCACCGCCACCGGCGACAGCCTGGTGATCGCCGACTTCCACCCACGCCGTCAGAAGGCCCCGCGCCGCCGGACAACTCCGTACCACCGCCTCTTCACCATCCCCGGCACCCGCGCCTTCACCGTCGGCAACCTGCTCGCCCGGCTCCCCATGGGTATGTTCAGCGTCAGCGCGGTGATCATGATCGCGGGCTCGCGCGGCTCGTACGCCCTCGCCGGCGCCGTGACGGCGACCGGTCTCGCGGCGACCGCGCTGGTCGCCCCCTGGACCGCACGGCTCGTCGACCGCCACGGTCAAGCCCGGATCGCGGTGCCGGCCACGGCCTTCGCCCTGCTGGGAAGCATCGCGCTGCTGCTGTGCGTGCGCTTCGGGGCGCCGGACTGGACCCTGTTCGCCGCGTACGCCGCCACCGCCACCACCCCCAACACGGGCGGCATGTCACGCGCCCGCTGGGCCCACCTCCTCCGCGACGACCCGGCCGCCGCGCACACCGCGAACTCCTTCGAACAGGCCGCGGACGAGCTGTGTTTCATGCTGGGCCCGGTGTGCGCGGCCTTCCTGTGCGGGACGTTCTTCCCGGAGGCGGGCACGCTGGTGGCCGGCGTGCTGATGATGACCGGCGTGCTGATCTTCGCCGCCCAGCGTTCGACGGAGCCGCCACCCCAGCCCCGTACGCCCTCCAAGTCGCCCCTCCTGGCCCCCGGAATGCCGCCCCTGCTTCTCTGTTTCCTCGCCACCGGTGCCGTCTTCGGTTCGATGGAGGTCGTCACGATCGCCTTCGCGGACACACAGGGGCACCGGTCGGCGGCGGGCGCGGTGCTCGCCCTCCAGGCGGCCGGGTCGTGCGTGGCGGGGCTGCTGTACGGGGCGCGGAAGCCGACCGGTCCGGCCGAGCGGCGCCATCCGCTGTGCCTCGCCGCCATGACGGCCCTCTTGACCCTCCCTCTGCTCGCGGCCTCCCTGACCGGCTCGCTCCCGGCCCTCGCGGGCGCGCTGCTGCTCGCCGGAGCCGCGACCGCCCCGACCATGGTCACCGGCATGGCCCTCGTCCAGCAGCGCACTCCCGAGGGCCGGCTGAACGAGGGCATGACCCTCGCGGTGACGGGCCTGCTCGGCGGGATCGCCTGCGGTTCGGCGACCGGCGGCTGGGTGGTCGAACACGTCTCGGCCACGGCGGGGTACGGGGTGCCGGTCGCGGCGGCGGGGAGCGCGCTGGCGATCTCCCTCGCGATCTCGCCGGCCCTCTCCCGGCTCAGGGCCCGGTGA
- a CDS encoding glycoside hydrolase family 3 protein gives MRKGKRSRGSRRRQRASLVLALALTAGLTATVPARADDPAYAFRNPRLPVTERVNDLLGRLTLDEKVSLLHQYEPAIPRLGIQSFRTGTEALHGVAWLGRATVFPQAIGLASTWDPALIQQVGSAVGDEARGFQQERPDGWGLNLWAPVVNLLRDPRWGRNEEGYSEDPYLTGSISTAYGEGLTGGDPDHLKTAPTLKHYLANNNEVNRATTSSDLRPRVQHEYDEAAFRPAVEADATTGVMASYNLVNGRPDTVNPDLDDIVRTWTSRDLLNVTDAFAPGNLLPGTQNYYGTLAEGDAAALKAGIDSFTDNNGDSTPTTTAVKSALTAGLLQESDVDTAVSHILAVRVRLGEFDPNGGTYGSIDQSVINSPAHQELARKAAAESAVLLKNNGVLPLKTSAKNVAVVGPLADTLYTDWYSGTLPYAVTPADGIATKLGTPVGSSEGVDRIALKDTATGKYVTAGASQAGGALKESTETGVAAQFDAFDWGSGIVTLRSAANGKYVGYNWSNFVNDQVQPNGWYVQQQFELEQQDDGTYLLRYAGYETTESWWSNPVYLGPTGPDGTLGLVEKSGAAHYSKDVVRSGVDEAVAAVKGKDTAVVVVGSMPSINGRENHDRTDMGLAPSQESLVRAVRAANPKTVVIVENSYPTTLGALQKEVPALLWTTHAGQETGNALADVLYGATNPAGRLTQTWYRSTSDLPSILDYDIIKSDRTYQYFQGQPLYPFGYGLSYTTFRYGTLKHVSGGYEVAVTNTGKRAGDEVVQLYTHQRTSRDKQPLKQLKAYARVSLKPGETKTVRLKVHAKDLAHWDVTRSKWVVESGTYDVLVGASSSDIRSRTSWTVRGETIPPRDLTKVTRAENFDDYSPGSVRLVDESKARGTAVGATADGAWLRFADAQLGSGASEFSARVAGSSGTVEVRLGSPTGPLVGTARTDGTASPYDYTTVTTALTGATKGRTGVYLVLSGGVRLSTFTLR, from the coding sequence ATGAGGAAAGGCAAGAGAAGCAGAGGAAGCAGGAGAAGACAGCGGGCCTCCCTCGTTCTGGCGCTCGCACTGACCGCCGGTCTGACAGCCACCGTTCCGGCGAGGGCGGACGACCCCGCGTACGCCTTCCGCAACCCCCGCCTCCCCGTCACCGAACGAGTGAACGACCTGCTCGGGAGGCTGACCCTCGACGAGAAGGTCTCCCTTCTCCACCAGTACGAACCCGCGATCCCCCGCCTCGGCATCCAGTCCTTCCGCACCGGCACCGAGGCCCTGCACGGCGTCGCCTGGCTCGGCAGGGCGACCGTCTTCCCCCAGGCGATCGGCCTCGCCTCCACCTGGGACCCGGCACTGATCCAGCAGGTCGGCTCGGCGGTCGGCGACGAGGCGCGCGGCTTCCAGCAGGAACGCCCCGACGGCTGGGGCCTCAACCTGTGGGCGCCCGTGGTCAACCTGCTGCGCGACCCACGCTGGGGACGCAACGAGGAGGGCTACTCTGAGGACCCGTACCTCACCGGTTCGATCTCCACGGCGTACGGCGAGGGCCTGACCGGCGGCGACCCCGACCACCTCAAGACGGCCCCCACCCTCAAGCACTACCTCGCCAACAACAACGAGGTGAACCGCGCGACCACGTCCTCCGACCTGCGCCCACGCGTCCAGCACGAGTATGACGAGGCGGCCTTCAGACCGGCCGTCGAGGCGGACGCGACGACGGGCGTGATGGCGTCGTACAACCTGGTCAACGGCCGCCCCGACACGGTGAACCCGGACCTGGACGACATCGTGCGGACGTGGACCTCCCGAGATCTCCTGAACGTCACCGACGCCTTCGCCCCGGGCAACCTGCTCCCCGGCACCCAGAACTACTACGGCACCCTCGCCGAGGGCGACGCGGCGGCGCTCAAGGCGGGCATCGACAGCTTCACGGACAACAACGGCGACTCGACCCCGACGACCACGGCCGTCAAGTCGGCCTTGACCGCGGGCCTGTTGCAGGAGTCGGACGTCGACACGGCCGTCTCCCACATCCTCGCCGTCCGCGTCCGGCTCGGCGAGTTCGACCCGAACGGCGGCACGTACGGCTCGATCGACCAGTCCGTGATCAACAGCCCGGCCCACCAGGAGCTGGCCCGCAAGGCGGCGGCGGAGAGCGCGGTCCTGCTCAAGAACAACGGCGTACTGCCCCTGAAGACCTCGGCGAAGAACGTGGCCGTGGTCGGACCGCTCGCCGACACCCTCTATACGGACTGGTACTCGGGCACACTGCCGTACGCGGTCACGCCCGCCGACGGCATCGCCACGAAGCTGGGTACCCCGGTGGGGAGCAGCGAGGGCGTCGACCGCATCGCGCTGAAGGACACGGCGACGGGGAAGTACGTGACGGCGGGGGCGTCTCAGGCCGGTGGAGCCCTGAAGGAGAGCACCGAGACAGGGGTGGCGGCCCAGTTCGACGCGTTCGACTGGGGCTCCGGCATCGTGACCCTGCGCTCGGCCGCCAACGGCAAGTACGTCGGCTACAACTGGTCGAACTTCGTCAACGACCAGGTCCAGCCCAACGGTTGGTACGTCCAGCAGCAGTTCGAGCTGGAGCAGCAGGACGACGGCACATACCTGCTCCGGTACGCCGGATACGAGACCACCGAGTCCTGGTGGTCGAACCCGGTCTACCTCGGCCCGACGGGTCCCGACGGCACCCTGGGCCTGGTCGAGAAGTCGGGGGCCGCCCACTACTCCAAGGACGTCGTCCGCAGCGGTGTGGACGAGGCGGTTGCCGCGGTGAAGGGCAAGGACACGGCGGTCGTCGTGGTCGGCTCGATGCCGTCGATCAACGGCCGGGAGAACCACGACCGTACGGACATGGGCCTGGCCCCGTCACAGGAGTCCCTGGTCAGGGCGGTGCGCGCGGCCAACCCGAAGACGGTCGTGATCGTGGAGAACAGCTACCCGACCACCCTCGGCGCCCTCCAGAAGGAGGTCCCGGCCCTCCTGTGGACCACCCACGCGGGCCAGGAGACGGGCAACGCGCTCGCCGACGTCCTCTACGGCGCCACGAACCCGGCGGGCCGCCTCACCCAGACCTGGTACCGGTCGACGTCGGACCTCCCCTCGATCCTCGACTACGACATCATCAAGTCCGACCGCACCTACCAGTACTTCCAGGGGCAGCCGCTCTACCCGTTCGGCTACGGCCTGTCGTACACGACGTTCCGCTACGGCACGCTGAAGCACGTCTCCGGCGGCTACGAGGTGGCGGTCACGAACACGGGCAAGCGGGCGGGCGACGAGGTCGTACAGCTCTACACCCACCAGCGGACATCGAGGGACAAGCAGCCCCTGAAGCAGCTGAAGGCGTACGCGAGGGTGTCCCTGAAGCCGGGCGAGACGAAGACCGTCCGGCTGAAGGTCCATGCGAAGGACCTCGCGCACTGGGACGTCACCCGCTCGAAGTGGGTGGTGGAGAGCGGCACGTACGACGTCCTGGTCGGCGCCTCGTCCTCGGACATCCGCTCCCGGACGTCATGGACGGTGCGGGGCGAGACGATCCCACCCCGGGACCTCACGAAGGTGACGCGCGCCGAGAACTTCGACGACTACTCGCCCGGTTCCGTCCGCCTGGTCGACGAGTCGAAGGCGCGCGGGACGGCGGTGGGCGCGACGGCCGACGGGGCCTGGCTGAGGTTCGCGGACGCCCAACTTGGTTCTGGTGCGTCCGAGTTCAGCGCACGCGTCGCCGGTTCGTCCGGCACGGTCGAGGTCCGGCTGGGCTCGCCGACCGGCCCGCTCGTCGGCACCGCTCGTACGGACGGCACGGCATCCCCGTACGACTACACGACGGTGACCACCGCCCTCACCGGCGCGACGAAGGGCCGTACGGGCGTGTACCTGGTGCTGAGCGGGGGTGTGCGGCTGTCCACGTTCACCCTGCGCTGA
- a CDS encoding carbohydrate ABC transporter permease produces MTVTVERGGRVVRGHHRHHGRTTRPRRPHTSYALFLLPGVLAFLAVIVVPFLMNTGVSFTDWQGVGAPKWSGLANYRELMHDSEFWASFRHSLFMVVAMAAVPTVLGLVLAAALFDFVGKHFGTKIAAVLRACFYLPQVLPIAVAGIVWSWILAPDNGSLNELLKAVGLGSLQQDWLGDPDVALYSVMGVMVWVQIGFPLVVFMAGLQRVDPQLYEAAELDGAGWWRRFWHITLPQIRPEIYVVLLWCTIAALKVFGAVYVLTKGGPGGATDVPSYFSFTTFFEKTQVGYGAAISTVLTVIILVLALIGLKLQTRAEDAEEGLRA; encoded by the coding sequence ATGACGGTCACCGTCGAACGGGGCGGCCGGGTGGTCCGGGGGCACCACCGGCACCACGGCCGGACGACGCGCCCGCGCCGCCCCCACACCTCCTACGCCCTCTTCCTTCTCCCCGGCGTCCTCGCCTTCCTCGCGGTGATCGTCGTCCCGTTCCTGATGAACACCGGCGTGAGCTTCACCGACTGGCAGGGCGTCGGCGCCCCGAAGTGGTCGGGGCTCGCCAACTACCGCGAGCTGATGCACGACTCCGAGTTCTGGGCGTCGTTCCGGCACAGCCTGTTCATGGTCGTCGCGATGGCCGCCGTACCCACGGTCCTCGGGCTCGTGCTGGCCGCCGCCCTCTTCGACTTCGTCGGCAAGCACTTCGGTACGAAGATCGCCGCCGTCCTGCGCGCCTGCTTCTACCTCCCCCAGGTCCTGCCCATAGCCGTCGCCGGCATCGTCTGGAGCTGGATCCTCGCCCCCGACAACGGCTCCCTGAACGAACTCCTGAAGGCGGTGGGCCTCGGCTCGCTCCAGCAGGACTGGCTCGGCGACCCCGACGTCGCCCTCTACAGCGTCATGGGCGTGATGGTGTGGGTGCAGATCGGCTTCCCGCTGGTCGTCTTCATGGCGGGGCTGCAACGCGTCGACCCACAGCTGTACGAGGCAGCGGAGCTGGACGGCGCGGGCTGGTGGCGCCGCTTCTGGCACATCACGCTGCCGCAGATCCGCCCGGAGATCTACGTCGTCCTCCTCTGGTGCACGATCGCCGCGCTCAAGGTGTTCGGCGCGGTGTACGTCCTCACCAAGGGCGGTCCCGGCGGCGCGACCGACGTGCCGTCCTACTTCTCCTTCACCACCTTCTTCGAGAAGACCCAGGTCGGCTACGGCGCCGCGATCTCCACCGTGCTGACCGTGATCATCCTCGTGCTCGCCCTGATCGGCCTGAAGCTCCAGACCCGCGCCGAGGACGCCGAGGAAGGACTCCGCGCATGA